Below is a genomic region from Miscanthus floridulus cultivar M001 chromosome 1, ASM1932011v1, whole genome shotgun sequence.
GCACGCACCGCTCCAGGTCCTCCGACTCCTGGAAGTAGTTGAACGTCACCGCCGGGTTCGCCCGCGGGTCGGCGGACCGCAGCTCGATGTGGCCGGAGGAGACGGGGCCCAGGATCTTCTCCAGGATGAAGCCGCCCCGGAACGCCCGCCTGTCCAGCCGCCGCATCGCCTCCGCCGCGCGCTCCAGAGCCTCTGGGGTTCTCTGCTTCGGCGGCAGCGTGCCCAGCTGCCCGGTCTGCCGCACGACTGTCCGTCAGTACATTTCCGTCTACGTTGTTGTCAGTATATATGGAAGCACCTGAGGAGAGAAGAGGCCGAAGTTGCGAGCTAGGCGGCGGGCGCCCTCAGAGACCGGGATGCCGAACTCGGAGCCGCTGACGCCCTCGATGAAGCTGCCGGAGCGGGTGATCCCGACGACCTGCACGAGCGAGAGCGTGACGGGCACCGGCGACGGGATGAACACCGAGTTCATGGGGTTGTCGGCCACGCCCTGCCCGACCATGGGCTGGTCGACCAGCACCTGGATGCCGTGCGCCTCCAGGTGCGCCTGCGGGCCGACGCCGCTCAGCATCAGCAGCTGCGGGCTCCCCAGCGTCCCCGCGGACAGGATCACCTCGTTCTTGTCGCCGTCGCGGAGGTACACCCGGTGCTGCACCCCGAGCGGGTCCGTGAACACCACGCCGTACGCCACCGGGTACGGCACACCCTCTTGCTGCCTGAAGAGGATCCTCGAGACGGTAGCGTAGAGGAACACGGTGAGCCCCCTGGGTCGCGCGTGGCGGAGGAAGTCGGCGGCGGTGTGCCGCTGGCCGCTGTTGTCGAAGATGGTGCCCCCGATCTTGGTGCCCGGGACGTGGTCGAAGGTGAACCCGTTGTCGGGCGTGACGCCGGCCTCGAGCAGCGCGTCGCGGAGCGCGGCCTGCCACGGGGGCACGTCGGGGCGGAACACGAGCGCGCGCTCCACCCAGCGGTAGGACGAGTTGACGAGGCGGGTGTCCCACCCGGCGGCGCGCACGTAGTCGTTGCTGGCCCGCGTGTAGAACCCGGCGTTGAGGCAGCTCCCACCGCCCAGCACCCGCGCCCGCGCGTTCACCACGCCGTCCTCGGAGACGAACCGCTGCGCGGGCGACGCCGGGGACGTGTCCGCCAGCGCGTCCGTGAAGTGCTGCTGGTTGGACATGTTGCGGTAGGGCAGGCCCCCACGCTCCAGGAGCAGCACGCGCGAGTGCTCCGACAGCGTCGCCGCCAGCGGGCACCCCGCCGTGCCGCCGCCGATGACGATGTAGTTGTACTGCGACACCAGGGGCGCGTCCTGTGCGTGGCGCACGAACCGCAGGTTCTCCAGTGGTTCTGCACACACAAATGACCATGCCAATTCACACGTTGCTAAACCGCAGAGATTCCAAAAAAAAACGCATGATCGTATTCACGGCATGCAGTCCGGCACGAACCATCCTCCGAGAGTGCGACGAGGAATGAGGAACCAAGAACGACGGCCAAAACCCCCAGCGCGGCCGAGCTGGCAAGCCCAGGCGCCATTTTCGCCGGGTAATTCAGCAACAGCAGTGATCAGATAGGAGAAAAGTTCGGCTCGCTTATATATTCGGAGTTAGCTCGTGGGTAGATCAAGAGTAGATGTTTAAATAAAACACTGCGCGGTTGTTCTACGGTGCAAAGATGGGCTGCGAGGAATGGAGGAGGTGTATAGCATGCAGGCGGGATGGTGAGCTTTTTAAACGGAGCTGGATGACGATATGCGTCAGACGAATTTGTTGTGAGCAGCAAGCAGGAGAGTTTACTTGCCAATCTTGAGATTAATTTACAGGTATCATGTGCATGCTTTTCATACAATGAACTGGTATATAGTATTTGTAATCTATGTTTGATTCGGCCTCCCTGTCTTGCTTTACAGGACATGGACATATGGGCACAACGCCTTATTTTGGGATGATGTATGGCCGTAGATTCCGTTAAAACTTGCCTTCCCAAGAATTTATGCATATTGCAGAAATAAAAAAAAGGCTCTTGTCAGGGAATGCTGGGGTGGAGAAGAAtggattttatattttttgaGAAAATTTGGGACAGAGGAAGTTACAGAGTGGGGAATGGCTGTTGGAAAATTACAGAAAGTTGTAGTAAATGATGAGGAAGACATAATTTCATAGAAGATGGAGAAACAAGGAGTATATTCCACGAAATCAATGCATAGGTGTAAAATCTTCAAAGGGGTTCTATGCAATAGAAGGAAGAAATTGTGGAGTATTCTTCGAAATCAGTGTATAGTTGGATGCCTCTATAGCTGAAAGTTTTCATGGCTTGCTAAT
It encodes:
- the LOC136541609 gene encoding protein HOTHEAD-like gives rise to the protein MAPGLASSAALGVLAVVLGSSFLVALSEDEPLENLRFVRHAQDAPLVSQYNYIVIGGGTAGCPLAATLSEHSRVLLLERGGLPYRNMSNQQHFTDALADTSPASPAQRFVSEDGVVNARARVLGGGSCLNAGFYTRASNDYVRAAGWDTRLVNSSYRWVERALVFRPDVPPWQAALRDALLEAGVTPDNGFTFDHVPGTKIGGTIFDNSGQRHTAADFLRHARPRGLTVFLYATVSRILFRQQEGVPYPVAYGVVFTDPLGVQHRVYLRDGDKNEVILSAGTLGSPQLLMLSGVGPQAHLEAHGIQVLVDQPMVGQGVADNPMNSVFIPSPVPVTLSLVQVVGITRSGSFIEGVSGSEFGIPVSEGARRLARNFGLFSPQTGQLGTLPPKQRTPEALERAAEAMRRLDRRAFRGGFILEKILGPVSSGHIELRSADPRANPAVTFNYFQESEDLERCVHGIQTIERVIQSRAFANFTYANASVESIFTDSANFPVNLLPRHVNDSRTPEQYCRDTVMTIWHYHGGCQVGAVVDDDYRVFGVQRLRVIDSSTFKYSPGTNPQATVMMLGRYMGVKIQAERWRK